attctagttaaactcaaatcgttcaataaaaacacgtaattcataggacCAAAAACAAATCATGCACTCTGGTTTAaccaatactatttcccatcccatGTCCAGTGGAAAATAACAGTTGTGGCCCTTGATCGTACAGCACGTTgcgatgtcgtcaaaaggacgggttTTACATAATACCCAACATCGCTGTAACAAATCAAAAACCTTAGTCCTCAACTCAACCACTAAATCCGTTATTAGTGGAAATGTTCTATTAAGAAGTtctaacccgatgttctttttctcagtttGATGAGAGGCGAACATAAGTAACCTATAAACGtagcatgcttctttaagttgcatgtttgaagccttCTCTAATGAACgaagtcctatattgggatatatGGAGTCAAAATAAGCCCTCAATCCATAGCGGAAAATTGCATTATGGTTCCCAGAATACATAGCCATAAAGAAAATATGGCCCAACttagggtctccccaatgtgaGATACACCACTTGTTGAAGgatagccttttataaactaaggcatgctcggAGTGCCTTTTGAATGCCTTGCAAACCAACTTTAtcataaacaattgagccgataAATCTTGacccactctagacaagatttcaacaaCCATTTCcggtggtaggtcttctaaaatattcagttgtctatccCTAACATCCATTTTGTATTTCGTTATAAACTGTAAAAGAGACGAAAATTATACTTAAGTCTGATAATGGAAATAACAAGACATTACAAGCAATTTTTTCATATAGCATAAAGGCACAAGCATGTTATCATACATATATTACAAGACATGGTAAAACTCATTACTACGAACTCTTCAAtcagactcacttgtttcttcctcttctgaTTTAGTTTGTTCCGCTAATTTCTTACCAATACCCATTCCGtccctaatacgagcagtcattttcACACCCTTTTCGGAAGGACCTAGTCTCTGAGATGATCCAGGTCGATAATTAAAGTTTAAGTGATACAGGTGTTTACGATAAGAACGGTCAGGATTATTTCTGATAACTAATGGTCCATCGGACttgggatcgggtttctctatCTTAATAGATGGAGATTTCCCCTTTTTCTTTTTATTAAACTGAGCCGAtgtaatttctatcacttcatcagaatcctcatcgggattctctTCTGGTTCCTCAGGGAATTGGGAGTCTTCCCAGTATTTTTCTTCCTCAGCTGAGACAccgttgaccatttttaactttggtacatTGGTTAAAGATTTTGACTCAATATCTAAGTTGCTTGAATGACTACTGTACTCGGAGTCATTTGATAGCCTAGCGTGATTGGATGAAGTCATCTAACACATAATAGCaagcatgttaagagattaatatatcacataatatttacatgttaagcatatatagtttccaacaaaaattgttaagcaattgtttttaaaacagacacggtcgaagtccagactcactaatgtagtgacccaaacttttccacgtttatatatattaattgagattgatatttacatgattaaatgtttccaacatgttaagcaatcaaacttgttaagacttgattaattgaaatatgtttcatatagacaattgaccacccaagttgaccggtgattcacttacgttaaaacttgtaaaaactatacgatgacatatatatggatatatatatagttaacatgatactatgataagtaaacatatcattaagtatattaacaatgaactacatatgtaaaaacaagactactaacttaatgatttttaaacgagacatatatgtaacgattatcgttgtaaagacatttaatgtatatatatcatattaagagatattcaaacatgacaatatcatgataatataataatttaaaatctcatttgatattataaacattgggttaacaacatttaacaagatcgttaacctaaaggtttcaaaacaacacttacatgtaacgactaacgatgacttaacgactcagttaaaatgtatatacatgtagtgttttaatatgtatttatacacttttgaaagacttcaatacacttatcaaaatacttctacttaacaaaaatgcttacaattacatcctcgttcagtttcatcaacaattctactcgtatgcacccgtattcgtactcgtacaatacacagcttttagatgtatgtactattggtatatacactccaatgatcagctattagtagcccatgtgagtcacctaacatatgtgggaaccatcatttggaaactagcatgaaatatctcataaaattacaaaaatatgagtaatcattcatgacttatttacatgaaaacaaaattacatatcctttatatctaatccatacaccaacgaccaaaaacacctacaaacactttcattcttcaattttattcatctaaattCATTGACAAAACCGCCATAGGAACGGAGACCTTTCAATAGAGCGGAGGCGAACTGATCAACGAGAAAGAGGCCCTACTCACTACAAAGGAATACACCACAAGATCGAACTGCACTCATGCCTCTCCCGCATCAAGTTGACCGCCAGACTGGAGCTTCGTAACATGTTGACGAAGACTTCCGAACTGAGGGTTCGGTCAGTACAAGAGACTACTTTGTCTCCTCGGAAGAAGAATAGCCCCGCTCTCTAGCCGACTGATCCCGTTGATCAAACTGGGAGGGAACGTGTCACATTAGAGGTGAACGATCAGAGGTGTCCTCTAATCACTACGATGAGCTGGTCCCTCTTTTAGTAGACTCAGCTATGAATATTCATGAAAAAATGAATGCCGGGATCTTTCTTTCACAGCTAACCCCATTTTCTTAATGCCGAGACATTCTCTTTCGTCGAGCCCCGAGCTTGTGGTCCTCCTTTGAGTTTGGGTTCAATTGGATGAATCTGTCAAGTCAAGGTCAACGTACTTAGCAGCAAGGATGGTGCATCGCCTATTTCTCGTTCTCGCTCGGGAGCCAAAACGAACACGCCTGCTACCTACTGTACTGGACCTTCGACCAGGCATTCTACCTTTGTCGAATCGGAACCAATACCACTGCATTGCGCTCGAACAGTTGAGCGGCCGCCCGCCCTTCCGTGCACAGATATAGATTCATTCTTCGTGCCTGGTCCAGCCTCACAACCCTTCGCGGGTTGGTAAGAAGTCAGTCTTGTTTGGTAAGACGGAATTTTACAAAGAGAAGAGAGTGCTCGCCCCGGCCAACAAAGACCGTAATTACATAGATAACTGCTCCTCCCCTTCTTTAAGGCTTTAAGGCGAACCGTATGGCGAAATAAAGACGACCTCACCTTCTCATAGATGGTGTCAGTGAGAGCCATTTtagtaccccccccccccccctgacCTTTTTTTGTAGATAGAATGTTCAATGAGTGGAAACAAGCAACCTTACTAAGCTAAGAACGGTGCTTGTTGAGTAAGGCCGGCTTTCTTCCAATGCTTGAGCGCTTCTTTCTCATATCGATCATTCAATATCCTTGACTTTTCAATAAGGGGCGCGTTAGCTAGGCCGTTTTCTTGCAGGAGTGCTAGCGCGC
This genomic window from Rutidosis leptorrhynchoides isolate AG116_Rl617_1_P2 chromosome 2, CSIRO_AGI_Rlap_v1, whole genome shotgun sequence contains:
- the LOC139889651 gene encoding putative F-box protein At1g67623 → MDVRDRQLNILEDLPPEMVVEILSRVGQDLSAQLFMIKLVCKAFKRHSEHALVYKRLSFNKWCISHWGDPKLGHIFFMAMYSGNHNAIFRYGLRAYFDSIYPNIGLRSLEKASNMQLKEACYVYRLLMFASHQTEKKNIGDVGYYVKPVLLTTSQRAVRSRATTVIFHWTWDGK